In the Ricinus communis isolate WT05 ecotype wild-type chromosome 3, ASM1957865v1, whole genome shotgun sequence genome, TAAACCCATCCTTCCATGATAGGATATGACTAGTCTAACCGAGATGGAGGTGTGTGTAGCCCTGTTTTCTCCAATTCTATGAAGGAGGTTGGGATTTCGAGAGTAACGCATCGCTCTTGTGTGGtaggaaagagaagaagattggacatattcttttactgTAAGGGGTTGTTTATGGATAAGCTGGTTAAAGGTTTTTCTGACAAAGttttatttcttgaaaatattGTAAGGGTTCATAATAGGTACTAGGGTGTTTTCTATTTGAACATTTTCTGGTATATGGGAGATCTCTACAAGATGGTATATCTTGTTAGATATGGTTttcttaaaaacaaaatattcttaaattataatataaataccaATTCAAAtgtctttattatttttaaatttttctataatattatatccagaattaatttaaaccgcagaatttaatctttataaataataagacattactttagtaattttaatataattatatatttaaaatttaaatttaaattttttattaaattaaaagaaatcttAATCTTTCATCTATATactatcaaataattatttatttagatatatatacgtaatagattaaaagaaattataggTCGAGCCTTAAAACACTTACCTTCTTTAGTttctaatcaaatatattttgagaattatTTGTTTAGTGGGCAAGTGTTATTATCATTTCCTTTAGAATCAAATGTGTTTAAATTTACAAGGAAATACTTTCCTTATGGTCATGTAATTCAAACTTTAATTTATAGAGATACTGACAAATTTTATTGGCAAACcaatttagtttaatatgtttaaaagaaattatattaatgattTACACAACTATTGAACACGACAAAGGGAAATTATTATCTTCATGCAATAAAGCAGAAGTCAGAAGATATTATTGTCGGAAATAAAATGGTTTGGATTGCATTTATGTAAATCATAATATTCACTTTCATTGTAAACACCAAGTGGCACACATGAAATATACAATCTAACAAGTGGCTCTTTACGAGACCTCTCATAGAacgttaataataataataataataatatccatCTGCACAACTCAGATCCAGtctctccttctccttcttctcttAATATCTGCATTTCTTTGTCTACACAAACACTCATAAAGATGGAATATTCCGGCAATGAATTCGATGCTATAGTCATTGGTGCAGGCATCATGGGCAGCACCACTGCCTATGAACTAGCAAAACGAGGCAAAAAGACACTTCTACTTGAACAGTTCGATTTCTTGCACCATCGCGGATCATCACACGGCGAGTCACGCACTATCCGTGCTACCTATCCGGAGGATTACTACTGTGCCATGGCCATAGAATCCTTCCCGCTTTGGGAGGAAGCACAGTCAGAAATTGGCTTTAAAGTTTATTTCAAAGCGCAGCATCTAGATATGGGTCCTTCAGATAACAAGAGTCTACTCTCAGTCATCTCAAGTTGCAAGAAAAACTCGGTTTCTTTTCAAGTGCTAGACAGTCAACAAGTGCCTGAGAAATTCTCTGGTAGGATTAACATACCAGAGAATTGGATAGGCGTGTCTGCTGAGCTTGGTGGGGTATTAAGACCCACTAAAGCAGTGTCCATGTTTCAATCACTAGCATCTAGAAAGGGCGCAGTCTTAAGAGATAACACGGAAGTGAATAACATAATTAAGGACGACGTGAGAGGTGGCTTATGGGTGTTCGCTGCAAATGGTGAGAAGTTTTGGGCTGAAAAATGTGTTATTACAGCCGGGGCTTGGGTTAGAAAGTTAGTTAAAACGGTTAGTGGGCTTGATTTGCCTATACAAGCACTGGAAACTACAGTGTGTTACTGGAGGATTAAGGAAGGGCATGAGAGTGAGTTTACTATGGGAGTTGATTTTCCTACATTTGCTAGTTATGGACAGCCGTACGTATATGGCACGCCGTCGTTGGAGTTCCCGGGATTGATCAAGATAGCGGTGCATGGAGGGCGTGCTTGTAATCCGGATAAAAGGCCATGGGGTCCTTGTCTGACGTTGAGTTCTTTGAAGGAATGGATTGAGCGAACATTTTCAGGGCTCGTTGATTCTGATGGCCCAGTTGCTACTCAGTCGTGTATGTATTCAATGACTCCAGATGAAGATTATGTGATTGATTTTCTAGGCGAGGAGTTCGGGAAAGATGTGGTGGTTGGTGGTGGGTTTTCAGGTCACGGGTTCAAGATGGCCCCAGTCATAGGAAGGATACTGGCGGATCTGGCTCTTGATGGGGAAGCAAAAGGAGTGGACCTGAATCATTTTAGTATACAGAGATTTCGGGACAATCCTCAAGGGAATATGAAGGACTATGAAGACcaagttgattttttttccaatCATAAGTAGATGTACTACGTTACTCAATTTCATGTAGATTAGCTTGACTGTCATCTTATCTGAATTTCGTTGCACCGCACCTCGCTTCGAAATGGCCCTCCTGCACGATGTACTAAGTTAATGTTCTTTTGGCCAAATCCTAAGTCTGGGCTTGCAGTGATCATTTAGCACATCAGTGCCGAGCATTTGCTGATATAAACTCAAAACGGTTCCAACTGATATCTCTTTAATCGTGTATTCGTGCAGTATGTCGCACCGAAGTATGAACTAACACTACAATTCCCAAACAAAGTGTCGAATAGGAATTCTACAAGCAATCCATGCACAAAATTACTTTTGTCATCAGACAAGATTTCCTGCTAACCTCAAGTGACCTGCCCCATAAGTCAAATACGTACAGAACAAAATTCCATACAAAGCATTGCCAGTGTTTAATTTCAAGAGATGAACCCTTTTTTCTTAAGCTTATAAAGAAATGCTGTGATGACAGCAACAAGATACCACCTCTGGTTGGATCCGAGTAAATAAATTCTGTAACTACGTCCTGTATAATGGTGGTAACAAGGATTTTCTGTCTTATTGGACGCAACCAAGCAATCTGagatttgtaaataaaatgacAATCACAGTTGCTTGGTTGATTTGAACAATAAATCAATCTGGCTACATAttgaaagggaaaaaaatcACTGTACAAACAGGCTCAAAATCCATTAGGGTCATATACTGGACGGGAATTTGCAACCACCTTGCCTTCAGAATATATGAGAACCTGCAGATCACAGAAATCAGAAATTGATAAGTACAAGAAGCGCCGGCCAACACTCTGTACTTAAACCATAAAATTCAATGCATCCGACTGGCTGCCATTACACATAGATTTCAAAGTGCAAAGTATTCTTGGGCTAAAAGCATAGAGCATAAACACAGGATTGCTATAATAAGCATAAACTACAACAATGATCAGTTGATGACCATTACTTAACCCTCAACCCCaataatatttgtaagtacaatataataaattaataaaaaaatagtcattttcttgtaaaataaaatctactTCACAATTTAAAAGACAAGCTAAGCTAACTATTAAACTGGTCAagtaaaaactcaaaaattaaaatgaatatagaaaaataaactagTGAAAAATGTACAATACAACTCTGAAGGCATTATGCTGCCAAACTTATAGGGAAATGGGAAAAAGCAAACTGACTAGAAGCGTAAAATACAAAGCCTATACGTTAATGATCTAAAAAGTACAAAATTACAAATGGGGGACAAGAGAAGCTTCCTCACTAAATTAAACCGGTCAGCACCAACAAGTAACTGAATGAGAAGAAATGATCACTAACCAGTTTGGCTGCTCAAACCACAAAAGTTGCAAGCAATGCGTGCAATAATGCCCAATAGATCATAATACCAAGCCTTAAGCCGGGTTGTCGCATTAGTGCCCTATCACAAGAAACCCTGGTATATTccatgaattaaattaatttcttcattagAGAAAGATAGGTAAGCTTTAGATTAATACGGGACAAAGAGGACTATAAGAGTGCCTACCATAGACCATCAATCATGTCAGTTACAGGTCTTGTAAATTTTGGGACAACTCTGGATGTAGTAAGTGACTTGAAACCATGAACTGTAGTGGCGAAGGAAAGAAGCATTGTAAAATGTCATTGTTAGGCTACAAACAAAGTTGCTGgacaaaaagaacaaaagaccaaaaaaaaaaactgtccAAACTAGAACCTTTTTCGTCATCTTCATCCTCTAGCCTACTACTGCCTCTGCGATCCTTGTCAATATCGATAGCAACTTGATCATTATTGACTTTGCGTAAACTGCGAACTTGAGAAGCAGTGGAGGGCCCAGATACCGTCCATTTGTTTATCTGCATAAAGTCCATccataattaagattttataacaataaaaagatttatcaaATTTGCACTGCAACTACTAAACAGTTTTCACCTAGGAATTACAATGATTAAAACAGTGAATACACTTAAACTGTCTATATTGAACAATTTCACAGGAAAAACATCTGCATAATATAACCATCTAATATTGCATTACATGTCATAATCACAGATCCTCAACCTAAGAGTATACACCAACTTGCATTCACATTTATGATCACCAATGTGCATGTCTATGTACTCTGATGCACTGACTAAGATAAAGTAAGGTTCAAGTTGCCTTTCCTCGAGTTATTCACTGCTTTTGCTTCCTAATGTTATGTGCATAAGTCAAGACAGGACGAGAGggcgagagagagaaagagagatcTTCTGTGCATTATAGGCACATGCACAACATGTTTAACGAATCTTGGAATAAAATGACAAAGAATTACATGATTGATGCATATTATCAATCATCTGGCGGTCATCTGATACAAAAGTTACTGATGGAAATGTCTCACACAATCTCAGGCATTAAACAGGAAATTAAATGTTCTTACTGTTTTAAAAGGGCATAATGTAATTGCATATGTTACATTAACTTGTGCATTTAAAGACTCACCACAGGTTCCACTTCAATAATTTCAGAGTTTGAACTGGTTGGCTGCCCCAATTCTCCAGCAACTGCAAGCATATCTAACTGGGATTCTTTCTCACGCAAAGACTTCTGAAGATTTTCTTCTCTGCGTGTCAAATCCTCTACTTTACTCCTTTCCATTTGCAATAAAGCATCCCTAGTTTGAGCTGCTACCCGTAGATCCTCTAATTCAGACATAATTAAAGTGATCTTTTTCCGAATTATTTCTTTGCATTCGTGAACCTGACTACTATCATGAAGATTGACATCTACAGAAACCAGTGTGGCTAGCCATGTCAATAACTCACAGATCTCAtctgaatttcttttattgctcGTCTGAGATGCAACAATAGCATCATTTGTGCATCTAGTGACTTCTTGTCTTAAGAATGAGATCTCACCATCACGATCTTGCAACTGTGACTGAAGCTTTTCAACCTCTGCAAGGAGACTTTCAGAAAAATGATGAAGCTCATCAAACTTGCTCACAGTGATGGAGAGCTTTTTCACAGCCTTCCCACGAGAAGCTTCAAGGTTTTCCACATCTAAATTCTTTTGCTGCACAACTTTCTCCAATTCATCAACTCTTTTTGTTAAATATTCCATCTGCACCTCCTCCTCATCAAGAGCTTGCATGAGGGCTTCAATTTCTGTAAATGGACATTCAATATTTTGCAATGTCTAGattaaaagctaaaataaGGTAACTAGAAAAAGACACTGAGAAAGGAAAACAATCTAACCTTGGTCTTTGGCAGACAGTATATCCGTCAACGATTTCACTTTCTCCTGTAACTCTGTTGAGGTGGTTTTCTGATCTTGAAGCTCCTTCACTTTTTGCTGCAATAGATCCCTTTCATCTTTGATCATTTCAACCTTTTTCTCCAAATCTTTCACATGAGATTTTGTGGACTGAAGATTTATGGAGCAGCTTGTTGCAGCAGCTTCGGCTTGCTTAATTTGACTAACGAGATCCTTGCAAATCATCTCTCTCTGAATGTCCTTCTCCTGAAGCTCCTTCTGCAAAtttgatattatgattttcatttctttattgtCGCCCTCTGTAATCTCACATTTTAAGCTAGCAAATTGCTTCACAGACAATAGCAGTTTTTCTGCTATATCCTTGACATGTTGCTCAGATGAAAAATTACTCTCTCCACCAAAATGAAGGCCACCGTCACCAAATGTTGAGGGTTTCAAGTTCATCCCTTGATCTCCAAGTGTCaaagaatttgcaaattcCGATCTTCTGTTTTCAATTTCCATGAGTGAACTGGAACAGGCTTCATAAAGCAAGGCCATGTTCCTGCGCAGTACAACAATTTCCATATCTTTTTCTATTCCGGCTGATTCTTTAAGTTTAATGTCTCTCTGCATGGTCTCAAATGATTCTTTTTGGGAAGTGATGCCTCTTTGAATGGACACCATTAGTTTGGAGACATTGTTAGCTTGTTGGTGAAATGTAACTGAGTGTTCGTGTAATATTACGTTAATGGCAGCAATTTGTTTAATGACTTCTTGCAAAAATTTACACacttcaataataaaatcatcatCGAAATGGTCTGTAACAGTTGTTACTGATGAAAAATCCACAGCCATGAAATTTACCTGAGAAGAAAAGCTcaaattagagaaaacaatTATGAATAGCACAAGCACCAAGCCAAAACTATTACAGGAAATTAAAAGGTCATGACCCATGAGAAGCAATACATGCAATCAACAACAAACAAgatataaataacaaaaaaaaagggatGTCTTTGGTTCAATAGCGGGTTTAGTCTGATtcgagaaagaaaaagtaactAATATACAGAATAAACACACCAATTATACCTTGTTTTGTGAAGGACTAGAAGTAATGCCATCAGATGCACTAAAAAGAGGCATTTGAACCCCATGATCAGCCTCTACTGTTTGAAGGCATGACACCACACCAGACTCAAGATTTTGCAGAAATTCCAAGTCTTCAGAGAAAAAGGCAGATAGTAAAACAGTGATGTCAAAGAAGCTCTTCCTGAGTTGATTTGCAGCAGATTTTAACAAGACAAGTTcagaatttcttttgtttttctcctCAGTGCGAACCAAGGATAACTTTTCAAAACGTGAAAGAGCTTCAAATTTGGCAGCCTCTGCGACATCCCTACCTTTGGAGAGTTGTGTAAGTTCAGCAGTGACTTTGGCTAGCTCATCTTGGAGGTTGTCATTCCTGTCTTGAACCTCATTCAGTTCTGCGAGCAATAGTTCTGCTgctcttctagattttctagACTCTTCCTCAGAAGAAGCCACAGCAGCATGCAAATCACGGCATAGTTTCCCGACGTGTTCCAACTTCTTTATCGGATCACTGTTATAAATTTCACCACCGACATCAAAATCTCCTAGAGCATTCAAAATCATGGAAAGAATATGTTCTTTCTCCCGTAAAATACTATCATTTTCAGCCATACGATTCCTCATGACCAAATTCTCAGATTCAAGGGCTTCTACCCTTTCAGAGAAACTAGTTAAGTCTCTCATCTTCAATTTGTAGTCTGTAAGAGCATTTTCACAGTGCTTAATCTCAGATTTCAGGTGCTCCAACTCAGTAGTCAACTCTTCAGTCATTTTTTTCAGACTATCACGTTGTTGAACCAAAGACTTTCCTTTTCTAACTGCAACATTTAACTTCTCCCTTAAAGAAGTAGACTTCTGCTCCTCTTGACTGAGTAGCTCTTGCAACTCCACTCTTTGTCTTTCAAGTGCTTCAACTGCACAAACCAAAGATTGTTGCTTCTCCATATAACTATCTCTTTCCTCCTTCACATATATTAGCTCACTCAAAGTCTCCTCCAGCTGTTTCTTCAGAACATCCACATTTGGTTCAGCACTATCCACTACATCTCTCTTCAGAAGAGCTACATCAGATACCAGATCATCCTGGATAGCTCTAGTTCTCCCTTTATAGAAATCTGCATCAGCTTCTTCAGCATGGTGCTCTTCAACAGAAGGAGTTGTGCATTTCTCTACAAGCTTCATCAGTAATCCTTCTAAACATTCAATATTATCTCCACCAGATTTCGAGTCTTTCACACCAGGATCCTTCAGTGCATCACAAACCAAATCTTGCAGTCTGCATATCTCGCCATCAATTCTCTGAATATGCTCCTCATTCCCAAGCTTTTGAACCAATTGGTTCTGCAAATCAGTAACCTCATTCTGCAGATTTTCGTTGTTGAATGCAAGCTGCACTGCCTTTGCTGAAAGTTTCTCATGGTCCCAGTTGAGAATCTCCACTCTTTCAGACAGGTTCTCTTTCTCTTGGATAACTGCTTGAATATCCTTCTCAAGGTCAGATATTCTCTTCTGAGATTCCTTCAACTCAGCATTCAAGGAAGATATTCTCTTTTGAGACTCTTCCAAATCTGCAGCTAGTGATCCACAATGGTCTTCGAGTTTACCAATGTTCTGCAGCAGAGAATTCTTATCATGGTTAGCCTCCGAAAATGCACTTCCTAGCCACTCAATCCTATCCTCTGGTTCCACAGACCGCAGGTGTGCGGGCATATCGATCCTGTCCAATAGTTCTTCCCATCTTTGCACCAACTGGTTCCTTTCCATCAATGACTGTTCCAGCATTTCATTTTGTTCAGccaatccataaaatttgcCTTGAAGATCCTCATATTTCCTTCTCAAGTCATCTCCTGAATTTGAGCTAGGCTGTACATCCTCCTTCCAGGCATCCATCATGACAAAACCAGCATCAGAATACGAACCGCCCACAGAACCCTTCTGGTCCAGATCAGCTGGGGGCAAAGAGTTTCCAGTCGCTGACCTGGCTAGCCAATCAACCTTCTCAATTATATCTCTTGAATGAAAATGCTCTGGCAGATCTAGATCTTCTAAAATCTCTTCTATCCTTTGAAGCACAGAATCTTTGAGAAGAAATGATTCTCTTAATGCAGTAGCAGAGTTGCGAATGTATGAAAGCTCAGATTCCAGAGCCTCAACACGCTCACCTGCCTCTGAAAAAGTCTTCAGTTTAGTTTCTAGCTCGTTCATTCTGGCATCCTTCAATTGTAACTCTTGGGAGCATCTTTCCAATTCACTGGATCTCTCTGAAAGCGACCGTGTGAGACTGTCACGCTGCTTTACCAACC is a window encoding:
- the LOC8265195 gene encoding trans-Golgi network-localized SYP41-interacting protein 1 isoform X6; its protein translation is MDKNKSRTDLLAAGRKKLQQYRQKKDGKGSSSHGKSSKKSSKSEQHESDADTLNATALPQVLQGEKENNLDSDVGVIVSALSHSTEDSVVPDANIMPIDPLPILITPESSLADNTNMDKEAVEVYEDVVDSLNPNVGESINVSAPPARVEIRYDNIVTDEVESRNREEDSFPSQEDSPDMSLTHARGDQEDDVLGLKQFGADHVMALERDGRTALTEQGDGSASASAMDVLDGFQGSTMSSPVADGTFGVVHEVANQPGEVDHVGASNAEDSETLSETGHFGENKKDSQANRTVEACKLQHMPEESFIFVDKSHEDSLFTKLPNSNDECTACSPADVRPISFSQLIEAIKQLNEDEYKLLLLSRESTGSSMSLQHDPPVLLEKLSEELFLTSCVKDILHLQLTEQSNLQTEYDHQFQQLDGEISVLRVSFNEARDKCDSLAEELAECRSELQASISGREELLLQFHAAKAEVEEVSTRANKLHNSLERSQSDLLTLSKESADSKDLVGTLHAENENLNQIIALLTEEKKKLVDEKNACLSENEKLKKELADCKNRVAALQVESSNLSGTLASVTADCKKFEKEKESCANGNEKLSIELSDFKDLMESLQVENVNLRVELAIATEDRMKLEEDKDYSVHEMERLSSELLVLRERLTKDHGDFKQLEFELKEVITRLEQLTEENMFLKSSLEIHKAKIKEINDMQAQRSSVGEAQNKVGILELQSRGCESEAVYDQSHEKHGKQDAEATEKSLHDAFSGVPPHKSFELEVLDDSLGFVVLKGRLEEGEKVLQKLEKGIEDMNSHAGFLSRSSSKVAAPAVSKLIQAFESKTHHEEHDTEEAALTEDRSSLADPFASTKEHAGNLKAVLKQLALDAVNASLLFKAERDGTDAANVTIKELKFQFEAMERHTDNLEATNIQFGVLYEAMKQHVFVVNEKNEELEGLYEILKQQNSNLKAENSELLEKLSICELQINDMQSNFNDLRLSSDELASVLRGQLENLQEEAADRVVEAEKEWNSTVAQIIEAVKRLDDSTGFPASPIITSGGHGSADISSHATSSINAAIKTIEDLKEKLEVASSDHEATLNLLKEVNEKYSELLGKNVLTSGTLDRLYCDLRKLVIDLCSSEGGNEIGLQDEKLLDPADYNIYKTLTEQLENALAERLQLQSVNRKLNLDLMSRTEDVEELNRRCSDIRSIEKLIEYVEGVVKVEDSEVDLDGPPITRLQSLLSSLVRKYKEADERVSSSKVEELTELREKIHQLTALKLQQETEILLLKEHLGQVEGALSHMQSELQEKLSELEQSEQKVASVREKLGIAVAKGKGLVKQRDSLTRSLSERSSELERCSQELQLKDARMNELETKLKTFSEAGERVEALESELSYIRNSATALRESFLLKDSVLQRIEEILEDLDLPEHFHSRDIIEKVDWLARSATGNSLPPADLDQKGSVGGSYSDAGFVMMDAWKEDVQPSSNSGDDLRRKYEDLQGKFYGLAEQNEMLEQSLMERNQLVQRWEELLDRIDMPAHLRSVEPEDRIEWLGSAFSEANHDKNSLLQNIGKLEDHCGSLAADLEESQKRISSLNAELKESQKRISDLEKDIQAVIQEKENLSERVEILNWDHEKLSAKAVQLAFNNENLQNEVTDLQNQLVQKLGNEEHIQRIDGEICRLQDLVCDALKDPGVKDSKSGGDNIECLEGLLMKLVEKCTTPSVEEHHAEEADADFYKGRTRAIQDDLVSDVALLKRDVVDSAEPNVDVLKKQLEETLSELIYVKEERDSYMEKQQSLVCAVEALERQRVELQELLSQEEQKSTSLREKLNVAVRKGKSLVQQRDSLKKMTEELTTELEHLKSEIKHCENALTDYKLKMRDLTSFSERVEALESENLVMRNRMAENDSILREKEHILSMILNALGDFDVGGEIYNSDPIKKLEHVGKLCRDLHAAVASSEEESRKSRRAAELLLAELNEVQDRNDNLQDELAKVTAELTQLSKGRDVAEAAKFEALSRFEKLSLVRTEEKNKRNSELVLLKSAANQLRKSFFDITVLLSAFFSEDLEFLQNLESGVVSCLQTVEADHGVQMPLFSASDGITSSPSQNKVNFMAVDFSSVTTVTDHFDDDFIIEVCKFLQEVIKQIAAINVILHEHSVTFHQQANNVSKLMVSIQRGITSQKESFETMQRDIKLKESAGIEKDMEIVVLRRNMALLYEACSSSLMEIENRRSEFANSLTLGDQGMNLKPSTFGDGGLHFGGESNFSSEQHVKDIAEKLLLSVKQFASLKCEITEGDNKEMKIIISNLQKELQEKDIQREMICKDLVSQIKQAEAAATSCSINLQSTKSHVKDLEKKVEMIKDERDLLQQKVKELQDQKTTSTELQEKVKSLTDILSAKDQEIEALMQALDEEEVQMEYLTKRVDELEKVVQQKNLDVENLEASRGKAVKKLSITVSKFDELHHFSESLLAEVEKLQSQLQDRDGEISFLRQEVTRCTNDAIVASQTSNKRNSDEICELLTWLATLVSVDVNLHDSSQVHECKEIIRKKITLIMSELEDLRVAAQTRDALLQMERSKVEDLTRREENLQKSLREKESQLDMLAVAGELGQPTSSNSEIIEVEPVINKWTVSGPSTASQVRSLRKVNNDQVAIDIDKDRRGSSRLEDEDDEKVHGFKSLTTSRVVPKFTRPVTDMIDGLWVSCDRALMRQPGLRLGIMIYWALLHALLATFVV
- the LOC8265195 gene encoding trans-Golgi network-localized SYP41-interacting protein 1 isoform X1 produces the protein MDKNKSRTDLLAAGRKKLQQYRQKKDGKGSSSHGKSSKKSSKSEQHESDADTLNATALPQVLQGEKENNLDSDVGVIVSALSHSTEDSVVPDANIMPIDPLPILITPESSLADNTNMDKEAVEVYEDVVDSLNPNVGESINVSAPPARVEIRYDNIVTDEVESRNREEDSFPSQEDSPDMSLTHARGDQVTDVGAMQEDDVLGLKQFGADHVMALERDGRTALTEQGNDAEIVEMAASEQAVTEDSASQLKQNDGAGDGSASASAMDVLDGFQGSTMSSPVADGTFGVVHEVANQPGEVDHVGASNAEDSETLSETGHFGENKKDSQANRTVEACKLQHMPEESFIFVDKSHEDSLFTKLPNSNDECTACSPADVRPISFSQLIEAIKQLNEDEYKLLLLSRESTGSSMSLQHDPPVLLEKLSEELFLTSCVKDILHLQLTEQSNLQTEYDHQFQQLDGEISVLRVSFNEARDKCDSLAEELAECRSELQASISGREELLLQFHAAKAEVEEVSTRANKLHNSLERSQSDLLTLSKESADSKDLVGTLHAENENLNQIIALLTEEKKKLVDEKNACLSENEKLKKELADCKNRVAALQVESSNLSGTLASVTADCKKFEKEKESCANGNEKLSIELSDFKDLMESLQVENVNLRVELAIATEDRMKLEEDKDYSVHEMERLSSELLVLRERLTKDHGDFKQLEFELKEVITRLEQLTEENMFLKSSLEIHKAKIKEINDMQAQRSSVGEAQNKVGILELQSRGCESEAVYDQSHEKHGKQDAEATEKSLHDAFSGVPPHKSFELEVLDDSLGFVVLKGRLEEGEKVLQKLEKGIEDMNSHAGFLSRSSSKVAAPAVSKLIQAFESKTHHEEHDTEEAALTEDRSSLADPFASTKEHAGNLKAVLKQLALDAVNASLLFKAERDGTDAANVTIKELKFQFEAMERHTDNLEATNIQFGVLYEAMKQHVFVVNEKNEELEGLYEILKQQNSNLKAENSELLEKLSICELQINDMQSNFNDLRLSSDELASVLRGQLENLQEEAADRVVEAEKEWNSTVAQIIEAVKRLDDSTGFPASPIITSGGHGSADISSHATSSINAAIKTIEDLKEKLEVASSDHEATLNLLKEVNEKYSELLGKNVLTSGTLDRLYCDLRKLVIDLCSSEGGNEIGLQDEKLLDPADYNIYKTLTEQLENALAERLQLQSVNRKLNLDLMSRTEDVEELNRRCSDIRSIEKLIEYVEGVVKVEDSEVDLDGPPITRLQSLLSSLVRKYKEADERVSSSKVEELTELREKIHQLTALKLQQETEILLLKEHLGQVEGALSHMQSELQEKLSELEQSEQKVASVREKLGIAVAKGKGLVKQRDSLTRSLSERSSELERCSQELQLKDARMNELETKLKTFSEAGERVEALESELSYIRNSATALRESFLLKDSVLQRIEEILEDLDLPEHFHSRDIIEKVDWLARSATGNSLPPADLDQKGSVGGSYSDAGFVMMDAWKEDVQPSSNSGDDLRRKYEDLQGKFYGLAEQNEMLEQSLMERNQLVQRWEELLDRIDMPAHLRSVEPEDRIEWLGSAFSEANHDKNSLLQNIGKLEDHCGSLAADLEESQKRISSLNAELKESQKRISDLEKDIQAVIQEKENLSERVEILNWDHEKLSAKAVQLAFNNENLQNEVTDLQNQLVQKLGNEEHIQRIDGEICRLQDLVCDALKDPGVKDSKSGGDNIECLEGLLMKLVEKCTTPSVEEHHAEEADADFYKGRTRAIQDDLVSDVALLKRDVVDSAEPNVDVLKKQLEETLSELIYVKEERDSYMEKQQSLVCAVEALERQRVELQELLSQEEQKSTSLREKLNVAVRKGKSLVQQRDSLKKMTEELTTELEHLKSEIKHCENALTDYKLKMRDLTSFSERVEALESENLVMRNRMAENDSILREKEHILSMILNALGDFDVGGEIYNSDPIKKLEHVGKLCRDLHAAVASSEEESRKSRRAAELLLAELNEVQDRNDNLQDELAKVTAELTQLSKGRDVAEAAKFEALSRFEKLSLVRTEEKNKRNSELVLLKSAANQLRKSFFDITVLLSAFFSEDLEFLQNLESGVVSCLQTVEADHGVQMPLFSASDGITSSPSQNKVNFMAVDFSSVTTVTDHFDDDFIIEVCKFLQEVIKQIAAINVILHEHSVTFHQQANNVSKLMVSIQRGITSQKESFETMQRDIKLKESAGIEKDMEIVVLRRNMALLYEACSSSLMEIENRRSEFANSLTLGDQGMNLKPSTFGDGGLHFGGESNFSSEQHVKDIAEKLLLSVKQFASLKCEITEGDNKEMKIIISNLQKELQEKDIQREMICKDLVSQIKQAEAAATSCSINLQSTKSHVKDLEKKVEMIKDERDLLQQKVKELQDQKTTSTELQEKVKSLTDILSAKDQEIEALMQALDEEEVQMEYLTKRVDELEKVVQQKNLDVENLEASRGKAVKKLSITVSKFDELHHFSESLLAEVEKLQSQLQDRDGEISFLRQEVTRCTNDAIVASQTSNKRNSDEICELLTWLATLVSVDVNLHDSSQVHECKEIIRKKITLIMSELEDLRVAAQTRDALLQMERSKVEDLTRREENLQKSLREKESQLDMLAVAGELGQPTSSNSEIIEVEPVINKWTVSGPSTASQVRSLRKVNNDQVAIDIDKDRRGSSRLEDEDDEKVHGFKSLTTSRVVPKFTRPVTDMIDGLWVSCDRALMRQPGLRLGIMIYWALLHALLATFVV